From the genome of Streptacidiphilus rugosus AM-16, one region includes:
- a CDS encoding class I SAM-dependent DNA methyltransferase, whose protein sequence is MSSEDWLADTRTSYDTLAAAYADWVRDLLDETPHERAALALFADQVRSAGGGAVADVGCGPGRITAHLRSLGVDAFGIDLSPAMIEVARRDHPRLRFETGSMTDLDAHVDDASLAGLLAWYSLIHVPEEEIGTVLGHFRRALRPGAPLLLAFHVGDESVLRTKGFDGSPVHVHVHRRQPDRVAARLDAAGFTVEAQTTLTSAESPRGAMIFARRRPDPE, encoded by the coding sequence ATGAGCAGTGAAGACTGGCTGGCGGACACCCGGACGTCCTACGACACCCTCGCGGCCGCCTACGCGGACTGGGTGCGCGACCTCCTCGACGAGACGCCCCACGAACGCGCGGCCCTCGCCCTCTTCGCCGACCAGGTGCGCAGCGCCGGCGGCGGCGCGGTGGCGGACGTGGGGTGCGGGCCGGGCCGGATCACGGCCCACCTGCGGAGCCTGGGGGTGGACGCGTTCGGGATCGACCTGTCCCCGGCGATGATCGAGGTGGCCCGCCGGGACCACCCCCGCCTGCGGTTCGAGACCGGCTCGATGACCGACCTCGACGCGCACGTCGACGACGCCTCATTGGCCGGCCTGCTCGCCTGGTACTCGCTGATCCACGTCCCCGAGGAGGAGATCGGGACGGTCCTCGGCCACTTCCGCCGCGCCCTGCGGCCAGGCGCTCCGCTGCTGCTCGCCTTCCACGTCGGGGACGAGTCGGTGCTGCGCACGAAGGGCTTCGACGGCAGCCCCGTCCACGTCCACGTCCACCGGCGGCAGCCGGACCGGGTCGCGGCCCGGCTCGACGCGGCGGGCTTCACCGTCGAGGCCCAGACCACGCTGACCTCGGCGGAGAGCCCTCGCGGCGCGATGATCTTCGCGAGGCGGCGCCCCGACCCGGAGTAG
- a CDS encoding cytochrome P450 yields MSCPALPNGFDPTDPELNQQRIPLPEFAELRRSAPVCWIPQADGTSGFDDGGYWAVTRHADVKEVSTHPETFSSSANTAIIRFHPGIQRDAIDNQRLIMLNMDPPEHTRLRSIVQRGFTPRAVNALQDALRDRAERIVHSAIKEGSGDFVADVACELPLQAIAELIGVPQQDRGKIFHWTNTMVGYDDPDLAITQQQGMESAAELMMYAMGMAEERKGCPADDIVTKLVAASDQGNLSSDEFGFFVLVLAVAGNETTRNATTHGMHALLTHPEQWELYKQRRPQTAADEIVRWATPVTSFQRTALRDVELGGTEIKAGQRVGIFYASANNDESVFERPEVFDVLRDPNPHLGFGGGGPHFCLGANLARLEIDLIFNAIADAMPNMRLTGDPRRLRSPWLNGIKRLDVRYA; encoded by the coding sequence ATGTCCTGCCCGGCCCTGCCCAACGGTTTCGACCCGACCGATCCGGAACTGAACCAGCAGCGGATCCCGCTCCCGGAGTTCGCGGAGCTGCGCCGGAGCGCCCCGGTCTGCTGGATCCCGCAGGCGGACGGCACCAGCGGCTTCGACGACGGCGGCTACTGGGCGGTCACCCGCCACGCGGACGTCAAGGAGGTGTCCACCCACCCGGAGACCTTCTCCTCCAGCGCCAACACCGCGATCATCCGCTTCCACCCGGGCATCCAGCGGGACGCCATCGACAACCAGCGGCTGATCATGCTGAACATGGACCCGCCGGAGCACACCCGGCTCCGCTCCATCGTCCAGCGCGGCTTCACCCCGCGCGCCGTCAACGCGCTCCAGGACGCGCTGCGCGACCGCGCCGAACGGATCGTCCACTCCGCGATCAAGGAGGGCAGCGGCGACTTCGTCGCCGACGTCGCCTGCGAACTGCCGCTCCAGGCGATCGCCGAACTGATCGGCGTCCCGCAGCAGGACCGGGGCAAGATCTTCCACTGGACCAACACCATGGTCGGCTACGACGACCCCGACCTGGCCATCACGCAGCAGCAGGGCATGGAGTCCGCCGCCGAACTGATGATGTACGCCATGGGGATGGCCGAGGAGCGCAAGGGCTGCCCGGCCGACGACATCGTCACCAAACTGGTGGCCGCCTCCGACCAGGGCAACCTCAGCTCCGACGAGTTCGGCTTCTTCGTGCTGGTGCTCGCGGTGGCGGGCAACGAGACCACCCGCAACGCCACCACCCACGGCATGCACGCACTGCTGACCCACCCCGAGCAGTGGGAGCTCTACAAGCAGCGCCGGCCGCAGACCGCCGCCGACGAGATCGTCCGCTGGGCCACCCCGGTGACCTCCTTCCAGCGGACCGCCCTGCGCGACGTCGAGCTGGGCGGCACGGAGATCAAGGCCGGCCAGCGGGTCGGGATCTTCTACGCCTCGGCCAACAACGACGAGTCCGTCTTCGAGCGCCCCGAGGTCTTCGACGTCCTGCGCGACCCGAACCCGCACCTCGGCTTCGGCGGCGGCGGCCCGCACTTCTGCCTGGGCGCGAACCTGGCCAGGCTGGAGATCGACCTGATCTTCAACGCCATCGCCGACGCCATGCCGAACATGCGCCTCACCGGCGACCCGAGACGGCTGCGCTCGCCCTGGCTCAACGGCATCAAGCGGCTGGACGTCCGGTACGCCTGA
- a CDS encoding aldo/keto reductase produces MDYTSLGRTGLSVSRLCLGTMNFGPHTEEAGAHQIMDTALAQGINFFDTANVYGQTAGKGRTEEIIGSWFAQGGGRRERTVLATKLYGEMPVAGAPDHWPNAGRLSALNIRRACEASLKRLGTDHIDLYQMHHVDRSAPWDEIWQAMEVLVQQGKILYVGSSNFAGWHIATAQGAAARRNNVGLVAEQSLYNLMARTVELEVLPSAEHHGLGVIPWSPLQGGLLGGVLRKAGQEGVRGASRLKNLDQAQIAQLQRWEDFCDKLGAEPGTVALAWLLHQPAVTAPIIGPRTDGQLESALAALELTLDADALAELDAIFPGHRPAPEDYAW; encoded by the coding sequence ATGGACTACACCTCGCTCGGCCGCACCGGCCTGTCCGTCTCCCGGCTCTGCCTGGGCACCATGAACTTCGGCCCGCACACCGAGGAGGCGGGGGCGCACCAGATCATGGACACGGCCCTCGCGCAGGGCATCAACTTCTTCGACACCGCCAACGTCTACGGGCAGACCGCGGGCAAGGGCCGCACCGAGGAGATCATCGGCAGCTGGTTCGCCCAGGGCGGCGGCCGCCGCGAGCGGACCGTGCTGGCCACCAAGCTCTACGGCGAGATGCCCGTCGCCGGCGCGCCGGACCACTGGCCCAACGCGGGCCGGCTCTCGGCACTGAACATCCGCCGCGCGTGCGAGGCCAGCCTGAAGCGGCTGGGCACCGACCACATCGACCTCTACCAGATGCACCACGTGGACCGGTCCGCGCCGTGGGACGAGATCTGGCAGGCGATGGAGGTCCTGGTCCAGCAGGGCAAGATCCTCTACGTCGGCAGCAGCAACTTCGCCGGCTGGCACATCGCCACGGCGCAGGGCGCGGCCGCCCGCAGGAACAACGTCGGGCTGGTGGCCGAGCAGTCGCTCTACAACCTGATGGCCAGGACGGTCGAGCTGGAGGTGCTGCCGTCCGCGGAGCACCACGGGCTCGGCGTCATCCCGTGGTCGCCGCTGCAGGGCGGCCTGCTCGGCGGGGTGCTGCGCAAGGCCGGGCAGGAGGGGGTGCGCGGCGCGAGCAGGCTCAAGAACCTGGACCAGGCGCAGATCGCCCAGTTGCAGCGCTGGGAGGACTTCTGCGACAAGCTCGGCGCGGAGCCGGGCACGGTCGCCCTGGCCTGGCTGCTCCACCAGCCTGCGGTGACCGCGCCGATCATCGGCCCGCGCACGGACGGGCAGTTGGAGTCCGCGCTGGCCGCGCTGGAGCTCACCCTCGACGCGGACGCCCTGGCCGAGCTGGACGCCATCTTCCCCGGCCACCGGCCCGCGCCGGAGGACTACGCCTGGTAG
- a CDS encoding MFS transporter — protein sequence MSQQQAVDARPDGPPTEESPRRVRLVFLGVMLGMFLAALDQTIVSTALPTIVGDLGGANHLSWVVTAYMLAATATTPLWGKLGDLFGRKHVFIISIVIFLVGSALCGQSRNMAELIAFRAVQGLGGGGLMVLAMAVIADVVPPRERGRYQGVIGAVFGVSSVVGPLLGGFLVDNLNWRWVFYVNLPVGAVALFVIATALHAKKPETRPRIDYLGTVLLAAASTCLVLITSLGGTTWDWNSVQVWGCAIGAVVLIVAFVLVEQRVPEPVLPLRLFRNRIFTVCSGIGFVVGLCMFGALSYIPLYMQVVNGNSPTVSGLRLLPMMAGVLITSIGTGQLISRTGRYKIYPIIGTALTCLALVLLAQVDEKTSSTVMGFYMLVLGLGLGLVMQVLIIAVQNSTDFADLGTATSGVTYFRSIGGSFGASIFGTVLNNQLNSKITTAQHDGTLSPQFPVQQVLADPTSVAHATPAQKPLVEPFLHIFAVSLQTVYLVAAGIAVIAFVLSLFLREVPLRTATREAAGQGEAAGPPTFRTSAEEIEGMITRLSSRENVWERYGRAIDRSGVDISVPQAYGLFRLHHAGPITQEEICRRLKVAPEEISPKLDAMVASGRVQRDAGGVLTLTPNGQEVISRLSEARLALLGEKLDGYSPEQHAELVAMLRTLADDSLDAPGRVFSD from the coding sequence ATGTCCCAGCAGCAGGCGGTAGACGCGCGTCCGGACGGTCCTCCGACCGAGGAGAGTCCCCGCCGGGTCCGGCTGGTCTTTCTCGGCGTGATGCTGGGCATGTTCCTGGCCGCGCTGGACCAGACGATCGTCTCCACCGCGCTGCCGACCATCGTGGGCGACCTCGGCGGAGCCAACCACCTCTCCTGGGTGGTCACCGCCTACATGCTGGCCGCCACCGCGACCACCCCGCTCTGGGGCAAGCTCGGCGACCTCTTCGGCCGCAAGCACGTCTTCATCATCAGCATCGTCATCTTCCTGGTCGGCTCGGCCCTCTGCGGGCAGTCCAGGAACATGGCCGAGCTGATCGCCTTCCGTGCCGTGCAGGGCCTGGGCGGCGGCGGGCTGATGGTGCTCGCCATGGCGGTGATCGCCGACGTGGTGCCGCCGCGCGAGCGGGGGCGGTACCAGGGCGTGATCGGCGCCGTCTTCGGCGTCTCCTCGGTGGTCGGACCGCTGCTGGGCGGCTTCCTGGTCGACAACCTGAACTGGCGCTGGGTCTTCTACGTCAACCTGCCGGTCGGCGCCGTCGCACTGTTCGTCATCGCCACCGCGCTGCACGCGAAGAAGCCGGAGACCAGGCCCAGGATCGACTACCTCGGCACGGTGCTGCTGGCCGCCGCCTCCACCTGCCTGGTGCTGATCACCAGCCTGGGCGGCACCACCTGGGACTGGAACTCGGTGCAGGTCTGGGGCTGCGCGATCGGCGCGGTGGTCCTGATCGTCGCCTTCGTGCTGGTCGAACAGCGGGTCCCCGAGCCGGTGCTGCCACTGCGACTGTTCCGCAACCGGATCTTCACGGTCTGCTCGGGCATCGGCTTCGTCGTCGGCCTGTGCATGTTCGGCGCGCTGTCCTACATCCCGCTCTACATGCAGGTGGTGAACGGCAACTCGCCCACCGTCTCCGGGCTCCGCCTGCTGCCGATGATGGCCGGCGTGCTGATCACCTCGATCGGCACCGGACAGCTGATCAGCAGGACCGGCCGGTACAAGATCTATCCGATCATCGGCACCGCGCTGACCTGCCTGGCCCTGGTGCTGCTCGCCCAGGTCGACGAGAAGACCAGCTCGACCGTGATGGGCTTCTACATGCTGGTGCTCGGCCTCGGGCTCGGCCTGGTGATGCAGGTGCTGATCATCGCCGTGCAGAACTCCACGGACTTCGCCGACCTGGGCACGGCGACCTCCGGGGTCACCTACTTCCGGTCGATCGGCGGCTCGTTCGGCGCGTCCATCTTCGGCACCGTGCTCAACAACCAGCTGAACTCGAAGATCACCACCGCGCAGCACGACGGGACGCTCTCCCCGCAGTTCCCCGTGCAGCAGGTGCTGGCCGACCCGACCAGCGTCGCGCACGCCACCCCGGCGCAGAAGCCGCTCGTCGAGCCCTTCCTGCACATCTTCGCGGTCTCGCTGCAGACGGTCTACCTGGTGGCCGCGGGGATCGCCGTGATCGCCTTCGTGCTCTCGCTGTTCCTGCGCGAGGTTCCGCTGCGCACCGCGACGCGCGAAGCCGCCGGCCAGGGCGAGGCCGCCGGGCCGCCGACCTTCCGCACCTCCGCGGAGGAGATCGAGGGCATGATCACCCGGCTCTCCAGCCGGGAGAACGTCTGGGAACGCTACGGCCGCGCGATCGACCGTTCCGGCGTCGACATCAGCGTGCCGCAGGCCTACGGGCTCTTCCGGCTGCACCATGCCGGCCCGATCACCCAGGAGGAGATCTGCCGCCGGCTCAAGGTGGCCCCCGAGGAGATCAGCCCGAAGCTGGACGCCATGGTCGCCTCCGGCCGGGTGCAGCGCGACGCCGGCGGCGTGCTGACGCTGACCCCGAACGGCCAGGAGGTGATCAGCCGTCTGTCGGAGGCACGGCTGGCCCTGCTCGGCGAGAAGCTGGACGGCTACTCCCCCGAGCAGCACGCCGAACTCGTGGCCATGCTGCGCACTTTGGCCGACGACTCACTGGACGCGCCGGGCCGGGTCTTCAGCGACTGA
- a CDS encoding lamin tail domain-containing protein, producing MSRTRSRVLLAAVAAGGAVAAVVVAPTAGATPSADVVVSQVFGGGGNTGATLKNDFIELHNNGATAVDLSAWSVQYISATPGATTTWQVTPLTGSIAPGGYYLVQEAAGTGGTDALPTPDATGSVNMSGTNGTVALVTSQTALACKTAADCAADTTVRDLVGYGTAVVHEGSADAPALSNTTAAARDAASTDTDQNGADFTAVTPGPRNTATPVTTPSSSASASASASASASASASPTPTPGPLRIHDIQGTSWLSPYNGKTVTAVPGVVTALRTSGTKGFWIQDPNPDADPATSEGVFVYTGSAAPTVAVGDSVLVTAKVQQYYPLASGDTAATTSNLSQTELTGPTVTTLSSGNALPAPIVLNAGTVPSVYAPDLGGANIETTPITPSRSVLDYYESIEGMRVEIDDARVIGPTDAYGEQYVTVKPTEAVSYRGGSELLGENKTPSGRLEVVADDGSKPGVSVGDAFTGATVGAIDYSQYGGFLLAASSLGTVQSNGLKPVVATPGKARQLSIATYNVENLAPSNADSKFAALAQGIVTNLAKPDIVALEEIQDNSGATDDGTVAADQTIGKLTAAIAAAGGPQYSYREIDPVNDQDGGQPGGNIRVVFLFNPARVSFVDRGAADVNRSTTGTAVTKVDGEPQLTLSPGRIDPTNPVWGSSRKPLVGEFSFGGKPVFVIANHFDAKLGDQNQDGRFQFPAQSSALQRSGQAQVVHDFVQQLLNAKKSANVVVVGDLNDYQFSPALHSLTTGTADGTGPSILTDLITTLPTDQQYTYVYEGVSQVLDHILVSPGVGDVSYQVVHMNSEYANQTSDHDPQEVQFRP from the coding sequence GTGTCCAGAACCCGTTCCCGCGTACTGCTCGCCGCCGTCGCAGCCGGTGGAGCCGTCGCGGCAGTCGTCGTCGCACCGACAGCCGGGGCGACGCCCTCGGCCGACGTGGTCGTCAGTCAGGTCTTCGGAGGAGGCGGCAACACCGGCGCCACTCTGAAGAACGACTTCATCGAGCTGCACAACAACGGCGCCACCGCCGTGGACCTGTCCGCCTGGTCGGTCCAGTACATCTCGGCGACCCCCGGCGCGACCACCACCTGGCAGGTCACCCCGCTCACCGGCAGCATCGCCCCCGGCGGGTACTACCTGGTCCAGGAGGCGGCGGGCACGGGCGGCACCGACGCGCTGCCGACCCCGGACGCCACCGGCTCGGTCAACATGAGCGGCACCAACGGCACCGTCGCGCTGGTCACCTCGCAGACCGCGCTGGCCTGCAAGACCGCGGCCGACTGCGCCGCCGACACCACCGTGCGCGACCTGGTCGGCTACGGCACCGCCGTGGTCCACGAGGGCAGCGCCGACGCGCCGGCCCTCAGCAACACCACCGCGGCCGCCCGCGACGCGGCCTCGACGGACACGGACCAGAACGGCGCCGACTTCACCGCCGTCACCCCCGGTCCGCGCAACACCGCGACCCCCGTCACCACGCCGTCCTCCTCGGCCTCGGCCTCCGCCTCGGCGTCCGCGTCCGCGTCGGCCAGCGCCTCCCCGACGCCGACGCCCGGCCCGCTGCGGATCCACGACATCCAGGGCACCTCCTGGCTCTCGCCGTACAACGGCAAGACGGTCACCGCCGTCCCCGGCGTGGTCACCGCGCTGCGCACCAGCGGCACCAAGGGCTTCTGGATCCAGGACCCGAACCCGGACGCCGACCCGGCCACCAGCGAGGGCGTCTTCGTCTACACCGGCTCCGCCGCCCCGACGGTCGCGGTGGGCGACTCGGTGCTGGTCACCGCCAAGGTGCAGCAGTACTACCCGCTGGCGAGCGGCGACACCGCGGCCACCACCTCGAACCTCTCGCAGACCGAGCTGACCGGCCCCACCGTCACCACGCTCAGCAGCGGCAACGCGCTGCCCGCGCCGATCGTGCTGAACGCCGGCACGGTCCCCTCGGTGTACGCCCCCGACCTCGGCGGCGCCAACATCGAGACCACCCCGATCACCCCGAGCCGCTCGGTGCTGGACTACTACGAGTCCATCGAGGGCATGCGGGTCGAGATCGACGACGCGCGGGTGATCGGCCCCACCGACGCCTACGGTGAGCAGTACGTCACGGTCAAGCCGACCGAGGCGGTCAGCTACCGCGGCGGCAGCGAGCTGCTGGGCGAGAACAAGACGCCGTCCGGCCGCCTGGAGGTCGTCGCCGACGACGGCAGCAAGCCCGGCGTCAGCGTGGGCGACGCCTTCACCGGCGCGACGGTCGGCGCCATCGACTACTCGCAGTACGGCGGCTTCCTGCTGGCCGCCTCCAGCCTGGGCACGGTCCAGTCGAACGGCCTGAAGCCGGTCGTGGCCACCCCCGGCAAGGCCAGGCAGCTCTCCATCGCCACCTACAACGTGGAGAACCTGGCCCCGTCCAACGCGGACAGCAAGTTCGCGGCGCTGGCCCAGGGCATCGTGACCAACCTGGCCAAGCCGGACATCGTCGCCCTGGAGGAGATCCAGGACAACTCCGGCGCCACCGACGACGGCACCGTCGCGGCCGACCAGACCATCGGCAAGCTCACCGCCGCGATCGCCGCGGCCGGGGGCCCGCAGTACAGCTACCGCGAGATCGACCCGGTCAACGACCAGGACGGCGGCCAGCCCGGCGGCAACATCCGCGTCGTGTTCCTGTTCAACCCGGCCCGGGTCTCCTTCGTGGACCGGGGCGCGGCGGACGTCAACCGCTCGACCACCGGCACCGCCGTCACCAAGGTCGACGGCGAGCCGCAGCTGACGCTGTCGCCCGGCCGGATCGACCCGACCAACCCGGTCTGGGGCTCCAGCCGCAAGCCGCTGGTCGGCGAGTTCAGCTTCGGCGGCAAGCCGGTCTTCGTCATCGCGAACCACTTCGACGCGAAGCTGGGCGACCAGAACCAGGACGGACGCTTCCAGTTCCCTGCGCAGTCCTCGGCGCTGCAGCGCTCCGGCCAGGCCCAGGTGGTGCACGACTTCGTGCAGCAGCTCCTGAACGCCAAGAAGAGCGCGAACGTGGTGGTCGTCGGCGACCTGAACGACTACCAGTTCAGCCCGGCGCTGCACTCGCTGACCACCGGCACGGCCGACGGCACCGGCCCGTCGATCCTGACCGACCTGATCACCACGCTGCCGACCGACCAGCAGTACACCTACGTGTACGAGGGCGTCTCGCAGGTGCTGGACCACATCCTGGTCTCGCCGGGCGTGGGCGACGTGTCGTACCAGGTGGTGCACATGAACTCCGAGTACGCGAACCAGACCAGCGACCACGACCCGCAGGAGGTCCAGTTCCGGCCGTAG
- a CDS encoding peptidoglycan-binding domain-containing protein: protein MGFPPRDGSDDDTTVLPPIDGDPSLVRPYVHAADDDFGTPPHGGPALHLPVPLPDPMLPTPVAPTETSPVRRVGATTPVPAPRTPAHDVEATSLLPMPLPATAPLPVPVGGPAAGPRGGGRAEARRAAQRRSKTAALAGGAIALAAAGTVIALLTQSNSGSPVASAQPTDPGVAAPVAPDTAAPSTQPAPSKTTASHSAKPSATRPSTHPSASAARHTAPVAPTSQAPSSPSPSSSATDNGGNGTDDGTLQTGSTGPAVVTLQHELRSLWIDRGLHATGVYDDQTAADVATFQIWYDVQGDPPGVFGPNSQAKMADLMSGNGGRQGGGNG, encoded by the coding sequence ATGGGGTTTCCGCCACGCGACGGGAGCGACGACGACACGACGGTTCTGCCGCCGATCGACGGCGACCCCTCCCTGGTGCGCCCCTACGTCCACGCCGCCGACGACGACTTCGGCACGCCGCCCCACGGCGGCCCGGCGCTGCACCTGCCGGTGCCGCTGCCCGACCCGATGCTCCCCACGCCGGTGGCCCCGACGGAGACCTCCCCCGTGCGACGGGTCGGCGCGACGACGCCCGTGCCCGCACCCCGGACCCCCGCCCACGACGTCGAGGCGACCTCGCTGCTGCCCATGCCGCTGCCCGCGACCGCGCCGCTGCCCGTACCGGTCGGCGGCCCCGCCGCCGGTCCGCGCGGTGGCGGACGGGCCGAGGCCCGCCGCGCGGCGCAGCGGCGCAGCAAGACCGCGGCGCTGGCGGGCGGCGCGATCGCGCTGGCGGCCGCCGGGACCGTGATCGCGCTGCTGACCCAGTCCAACTCCGGCAGCCCGGTCGCCTCCGCGCAGCCGACCGACCCGGGCGTGGCCGCTCCCGTGGCTCCGGACACGGCCGCGCCCAGCACGCAGCCCGCGCCCTCGAAGACCACCGCGAGCCACTCGGCGAAGCCGAGCGCCACCCGACCGAGCACGCACCCGTCGGCCTCCGCCGCCCGGCACACCGCTCCCGTGGCGCCGACGAGCCAGGCGCCCTCCTCCCCCTCGCCCTCCTCCAGCGCCACGGACAACGGCGGGAACGGCACGGACGACGGCACCCTGCAGACCGGCTCCACCGGCCCGGCCGTGGTCACCCTCCAGCACGAGCTGCGGTCCCTGTGGATCGACCGGGGCTTGCACGCCACCGGCGTCTACGACGATCAGACGGCCGCCGACGTCGCGACCTTCCAGATCTGGTACGACGTGCAGGGCGACCCGCCCGGCGTGTTCGGGCCGAACTCGCAGGCCAAGATGGCCGACCTGATGAGCGGCAACGGCGGTCGCCAGGGCGGCGGCAACGGCTGA
- a CDS encoding TMEM165/GDT1 family protein, which produces MNSIAVAGITFGIIFLAELPDKTALASLVLGTRYRASYVFAGVAAAMAVQVSLALVAGRLLSLLPHRAVEGVVGALFLAGALMLFLHKDEEEDAEGGRTPRSNSFWRVAGASFLMVAVAEFGDLTQIMTANLAAKYSDWLAVGLGSWLALCAVGGLAILGGQKLMKHVPLKTITRVAALIMLVFAGISITGAITG; this is translated from the coding sequence GTGAACAGCATCGCCGTCGCCGGCATCACCTTCGGCATCATCTTTCTCGCCGAGCTTCCCGACAAGACGGCTCTGGCCAGCCTCGTGCTCGGCACCCGCTACCGCGCCTCCTACGTCTTCGCGGGCGTCGCCGCGGCCATGGCCGTGCAGGTCAGCCTGGCGCTGGTGGCCGGCCGCCTGCTGTCGCTGCTGCCGCACCGCGCGGTCGAGGGCGTGGTCGGGGCGCTCTTCCTGGCCGGCGCGCTGATGCTCTTCCTGCACAAGGACGAGGAGGAGGACGCCGAGGGCGGTCGCACCCCCCGGTCGAACAGCTTCTGGCGGGTCGCCGGAGCGAGCTTCCTGATGGTCGCGGTGGCCGAGTTCGGCGATCTGACCCAGATCATGACCGCGAACCTGGCGGCCAAGTACAGCGACTGGCTCGCGGTCGGCCTCGGCTCCTGGCTGGCGCTCTGCGCGGTCGGCGGGCTGGCGATCCTCGGCGGCCAGAAGCTGATGAAGCACGTGCCGCTGAAGACCATCACCCGCGTCGCGGCGCTGATCATGCTGGTCTTCGCGGGCATCAGCATCACCGGCGCGATCACCGGCTGA
- a CDS encoding steroid 3-ketoacyl-CoA thiolase, giving the protein MAAEPVIVEAVRTPIGKRGGALANLHPAYLLGETFRELLARTGVQPDVVEQIVSGTVTHAGEQSMNPARNAWLAMGLPYEVPATTVDCQCGSSQQANHMIHNMVAAGAIDVGVACGVESMSRVPLGSGSAGGIGRPFPEEWNVDLPNQFEAAERIARHRGLTRADVDGLGLLSQQRAQQAWAEERFKRETYAVQVPTTEAEQAAGQGMWRLFDRDEGLRDTSLDALAGLKPVMPTAIHTAGNSSQISDGSAAVMWASRRAARALGLTPRARIVAQALVGADPHYHLDGPIDATRAVLGKAGMTLKDIDIVEINEAFASVVLSWAQVMKADMEKVNVNGGAIALGHPVGCTGARLITTALHELERSGKEFALVTMCAGGALATGTIIQRL; this is encoded by the coding sequence ATGGCCGCTGAGCCCGTCATCGTCGAGGCAGTACGGACTCCGATCGGGAAGCGGGGCGGCGCGCTCGCCAACCTGCATCCCGCCTACCTGCTCGGCGAGACCTTCCGCGAACTCCTCGCGCGCACCGGCGTGCAGCCGGACGTGGTCGAGCAGATCGTCAGCGGAACGGTGACCCACGCGGGCGAGCAGTCGATGAACCCGGCGCGCAACGCCTGGCTCGCGATGGGGCTGCCCTACGAGGTCCCGGCCACCACCGTGGACTGTCAGTGCGGGTCCTCGCAGCAGGCCAACCACATGATCCACAACATGGTCGCGGCGGGCGCCATCGACGTGGGCGTGGCCTGCGGCGTCGAGTCGATGTCGCGGGTCCCGCTCGGCAGCGGCTCCGCGGGCGGGATCGGGCGCCCGTTCCCCGAGGAGTGGAACGTCGACCTGCCCAACCAGTTCGAGGCCGCCGAGCGGATCGCCCGCCACCGCGGGCTGACCCGGGCGGACGTGGACGGGCTCGGCCTGCTCTCCCAGCAGCGCGCCCAGCAGGCGTGGGCGGAGGAGCGGTTCAAGCGCGAGACCTACGCGGTGCAGGTGCCCACCACGGAGGCGGAACAGGCGGCCGGCCAGGGCATGTGGCGGCTCTTCGACCGCGACGAGGGTCTGCGCGACACCTCGCTCGACGCGCTGGCCGGACTGAAGCCGGTGATGCCGACGGCGATCCACACGGCGGGCAACTCCTCGCAGATCTCCGACGGTTCGGCCGCCGTGATGTGGGCCTCGCGGCGCGCCGCGCGGGCGCTGGGGCTCACCCCGCGCGCCCGCATCGTCGCCCAGGCGCTCGTCGGCGCGGACCCGCACTACCACCTGGACGGACCGATCGACGCGACCCGTGCGGTGCTGGGCAAGGCGGGCATGACGCTGAAGGACATCGACATCGTCGAGATCAACGAGGCGTTCGCCTCGGTGGTGCTGTCCTGGGCCCAGGTGATGAAGGCCGACATGGAGAAGGTCAACGTCAACGGCGGGGCCATCGCCCTCGGGCACCCGGTGGGCTGCACCGGCGCCCGGCTGATCACCACCGCGCTGCACGAACTGGAGCGCAGCGGCAAGGAGTTCGCCCTGGTCACCATGTGCGCGGGTGGCGCGCTGGCGACGGGGACGATCATCCAGCGGCTCTGA
- a CDS encoding DUF1697 domain-containing protein, with protein MSADQITYVAFLRAVNVGKRKVEMARLRAELDGLGLESVRTYIASGNAFFTAPAGPAKQRAALRARIEARLEQAFGFTIPTALYTLDEVEDAWARAPFGDMDRAADERFSLLFTTGALDPAVLPQADPKGGWEVLGVHGATAYVHYRVVEGRAPANAVPVLEKAFGVQGTGRFHHTVEKIIAAAKKH; from the coding sequence GTGAGCGCCGATCAGATCACCTACGTCGCCTTCCTGAGAGCCGTCAACGTCGGCAAGCGGAAGGTGGAGATGGCCCGGCTCCGGGCCGAGCTCGACGGGCTCGGCCTGGAGTCGGTGCGCACCTACATCGCCAGCGGCAACGCCTTCTTCACCGCCCCCGCCGGCCCGGCGAAGCAGCGCGCGGCGCTGCGGGCCCGGATCGAGGCCCGACTGGAGCAGGCCTTCGGCTTCACGATCCCCACCGCGCTCTACACCCTCGACGAGGTCGAGGACGCCTGGGCGCGGGCGCCGTTCGGCGACATGGACCGGGCGGCGGACGAGCGGTTCAGCCTGCTGTTCACCACGGGCGCGCTGGACCCCGCGGTGCTGCCGCAGGCCGACCCGAAGGGCGGGTGGGAGGTCCTCGGCGTCCACGGCGCGACGGCCTACGTCCACTACCGCGTCGTCGAGGGCCGCGCCCCGGCCAACGCGGTCCCCGTGCTGGAGAAGGCCTTCGGCGTCCAGGGCACGGGCCGCTTCCACCACACCGTCGAAAAGATCATCGCCGCCGCGAAGAAGCACTGA